A region of Spodoptera frugiperda isolate SF20-4 chromosome 26, AGI-APGP_CSIRO_Sfru_2.0, whole genome shotgun sequence DNA encodes the following proteins:
- the LOC118281771 gene encoding dual specificity mitogen-activated protein kinase kinase 6, translated as MSRRKLPPPGFNFKPPEEQVVTPPRNLDKQTTITVDDKTFTVHADDLVKICDLGRGAYGIVEKMKHIPSDTIMAVKRITASFNSQSTELKRLLMDLDVSMRASACPYTVHFYGAMFREGDVWICMEVMDMSLDKFYMKVYHNNRTIPENILGKITFSVVSALHYLYSKLRVIHRDVKPSNILINRKGEVKMCDFGISGYLVDSVAKTIDAGCKPYMAPERIDPSGNPGQYDIRSDVWSLGISLIELATGKFPYNTWGTPFEQLKQVVKDDPPRLPSDQFSEQFEDLIVQCLQKDYKQRPNYDALLTHPFCLGHSQEIDVATFVQEILDLPDAS; from the exons ATGTCGAGAAGAAAGTTACCGCCGCCAGGTTTCAACTTCAAGCCTCCAGAGGAGCAGGTCGT AACACCACCAAGGAACTTGGACAAGCAGACAACAATCACAGTAGATGACAAGACATTCACGGTGCATGCTGATGACCTGGTCAAGATATGTGACCTGGGCCGCGGTGCCTACGGTATTGTGGAGAAGATGAAACATATTCCTAGTGACACCATTATGGCAGTCAAG AGAATCACAGCATCATTTAACAGTCAGTCTACAGAGCTGAAGCGTCTACTCATGGACCTGGATGTGTCCATGCGAGCCAGTGCCTGCCCTTACACGGTGCATTTCTACGGAGCCATGTTCCGCGAGGGAGACGTCTGGATCTGTATGGAAGTGATGGACATGAGCCTTGACAAGTTCTACATGAAAGTCTACCACAACAACCGCACCATACCAGAAAACATTCTCGGGAAAATCACGTTCTCTGTAGTCAGTGCTTTACACTATTTATATTCTAAGCTCAGAGTCATTCACAGAGACGTGAAGCCATCCAATATTCTGATCAATAGGAAAGGAGAGGTTAAGATGTGCGACTTTGGTATATCTGGATACTTAGTGGACTCTGTCGCTAAGACTATTGACGCGGGCTGCAAGCCGTACATGGCGCCCGAGAGGATCGACCCCAGCGGCAACCCGGGCCAGTACGACATCCGCAGCGACGTGTGGTCGCTCGGCATCTCCCTGATCGAGCTTGCCACCGGCAAGTTCCCGTACAACACGTGGGGCACGCCCTTCGAACAGCTCAAGCAAGTCGTCAAGGACGACCCCCCGCGGCTGCCGAGCGACCAGTTCTCCGAGCAGTTCGAGGACTTGATAGTGCAATGTCTGCAGAAGGACTACAAACAGAGACCCAATTACGACGCGCTGCTGACGCACCCGTTCTGCCTCGGCCACAGTCAGGAGATCGACGTCGCGACCTTCGTTCAAGAAATATTAGACTTACCAGATGCGTCCTAG
- the LOC118281777 gene encoding DNA excision repair protein ERCC-6 produces MVDINKYLERQLELAKQKVVNKNKKDDVSQKSKAAAEVISKKQSKQFGKQSVKETNKDVPVPVPTTSRERKLTVSTENDSDEEYLPSEEDADDEIITTTVGGPTTSFVSRNKKHLKKIVDDGDTALYNERIETWKKNLAAAKLGNHEGDTMTADVQYVLEGNKDPEEPHELQNGLCVPNYIWRQLYKFQKIGVKWLWELHQVDSGGLLGDEMGLGKTIQIIAFLAGLSKSDLGSWGGLGPTIIVAPATVIYQWVSHFHFWCPHLRVAVLHHTGSHAGNHNQLIRDLHTSHGILLITYAGIVKYTKDLTARKWHYIILDEGHKIRNPDTQVSKLVKKFQTPHKLLITGSPMQNSLQELWSLFDFMRPGLLGTYTVFMDHFATPITQGGYANATEYQEATALEIAKALKTIITPYMLRRTKAEVQSHIKLPEKNEQVLFCALTQEQKDLYMGYLTGSTVRSILDKDNKYGDPLRARILVALCTLRKICNHPDLYLYEAHEECDEIDQERFGNYKRSGKMTVVNSLLKIWQKQGHRALIFSQSRGMLCLLEQYLQVQEFKYLRMDGSVNVGQRQNMIKTFNENPEYLVFLATTRVGGLGVNLTGADRVIIYDPDWNPATDDQAKERAWRIGQNRNVTVYRLLSAGTIEEKIYQRQIFKHFLSNKILIDPNQKNVLTTSTLQGLFTLEELNCEGDTETASLFKHTKVNVDHNAKSKKSNNEEPSSSVSSSKKKLEAMKRLAREISKKISKEKELTEDKKEEKDPREEYKKKRELLLNPPKEEVPEINLVDDQVTNVPFDHVLSELDIVNMHVKKDYEENLLKNVLKSQENVEDDQGDKETPDADICDGEAQENVSKETVKEKSPERDKASINQEVDKTRKRKHSPEPEIKVENLVAVKKVKKKKNKKEKEKQTDDDDYVLSKLFAKANVKSALQHDVVVGLAEKEKRHKIKEDAVKKAKDAVRAIRFSSK; encoded by the coding sequence ATGGTTgacattaacaaatatttagagAGACAGCTAGAACTTGCAAAACAgaaagttgtaaataaaaataaaaaggacgACGTTTCGCAAAAAAGTAAAGCCGCTGCTGAAGTTATATCTAAAAAGCAATCAAAACAGTTTGGTAAACAATCCGTAAAGGAAACAAACAAGGATGTACCAGTGCCAGTGCCGACAACTTCGAGAGAAAGGAAATTAACCGTTTCTACAGAAAATGATTCCGACGAGGAGTATTTACCTTCTGAAGAAGATGCTGATGACGAGATCATTACCACAACTGTTGGAGGACCAACCACCTCCTTTGTGTCTCgaaataaaaaacacttaaagAAAATTGTGGATGACGGAGACACAGCTCTTTACAATGAGAGAATAGAAACTTGGAAGAAAAACTTGGCAGCTGCTAAATTAGGGAATCATGAGGGTGATACTATGACAGCTGATGTACAGTATGTGTTGGAAGGTAACAAGGATCCAGAAGAACCCCATGAACTACAGAATGGCTTGTGTGTACCAAATTATATCTGGAGACAACTGTACAAGTTCCAGAAAATTGGTGTCAAATGGTTGTGGGAACTTCATCAGGTAGATTCAGGAGGATTACTGGGTGATGAAATGGGTTTAGGAAAAACTATACAGATTATTGCATTTCTAGCAGGCTTGTCCAAAAGTGACCTGGGATCTTGGGGAGGACTGGGCCCCACTATAATAGTTGCTCCAGCAACAGTTATTTACCAGTGGGTCTCTCATTTCCATTTCTGGTGTCCACATTTGAGAGTAGCTGTCCTTCATCATACTGGCTCTCATGCAGGCAATCATAACCAACTGATCCGGGATCTACATACATCTCATGGGATCCTTTTAATCACTTATGCTGGCATTGTAAAATACACTAAGGATCTAACTGCCCGTAAATGGCATTATATCATATTGGATGAAGGTCATAAAATTAGGAATCCTGACACACAGGTCAGTAAGTTGGTTAAGAAGTTCCAAACTCCTCATAAGTTGCTCATTACAGGTTCTCCCATGCAGAACAGTTTACAAGAGCTGTGGTCTTTGTTTGACTTTATGAGACCTGGACTTTTGGGCACTTATACAGTTTTTATGGACCATTTTGCTACTCCAATTACACAAGGAGGATATGCTAATGCTACAGAATACCAGGAAGCAACTGCATTAGAAATTGCAAAGGCTTTGAAGACAATTATCACACCTTACATGTTGAGACGAACAAAAGCTGAGGTTCAAAGTCATATAAAACTTCCAGAGAAGAATGAACAAGTGTTGTTCTGTGCCTTAACCCAGGAACAAAAGGATCTGTATATGGGATACCTCACTGGTAGCACTGTAAGAAGTATTTTagataaagataataaatacgGAGATCCATTAAGAGCCAGGATATTGGTTGCTCTATGTACTTTAAGGAAGATTTGTAATCACCCTGACTTGTACCTCTATGAGGCACATGAAGAATGTGATGAAATTGATCAAGAAAGATTTGGCAACTACAAAAGATCTGGCAAAATGACTGTGGTCAATTCTTTACTAAAGATTTGGCAGAAACAAGGTCACAGAGCTTTAATATTCTCCCAATCTAGAGGCATGCTCTGCTTACTAGAACAATATTTACAAGTTCAAGAATTTAAGTATTTACGTATGGATGGCTCAGTGAATGTTGGACAGAGACAGAATATGATCAAAACATTCAATGAAAACCCTGAATATTTGGTGTTTTTGGCTACAACTAGAGTTGGAGGTTTGGGCGTTAATTTGACTGGAGCTGACAGAGTCATAATATATGATCCTGATTGGAATCCAGCCACAGATGACCAAGCAAAGGAAAGAGCTTGGAGAATAGGCCAGAATAGAAATGTTACAGTGTACAGATTGTTATCAGCTGGTActattgaagaaaaaatatatcagaGGCAGATTTTCAAACACTTTTTGAGTAACAAGATATTGATAGACCCAAATCAGAAGAATGTACTAACAACAAGTACTCTGCAAGGCCTATTTACTCTTGAAGAACTAAACTGTGAAGGAGATACTGAAACTGCTTCTCTATTTAAACACACCAAAGTAAATGTTGATCATAATGCAAAAAGTAAGAAGAGTAACAATGAGGAGCCTAGTAGTAGTGTTTCTAGTTCCAAGAAAAAATTAGAAGCAATGAAAAGATTAGCCAGAGAAATAAGTAAAaagatttcaaaagaaaaagagTTGACTGAAGATAAGAAAGAAGAAAAGGATCCTAGAGAGGAATACAAAAAGAAACGAGAGCTGCTATTGAATCCGCCTAAAGAAGAAGTACCTGAAATAAATTTAGTTGATGATCAAGTTACTAATGTACCTTTCGATCATGTATTATCTGAATTAGATATAGTAAATATGCATGTGAAAAAGGACtatgaagaaaatttattaaaaaatgttttgaaaagcCAAGAAAATGTAGAAGATGATCAAGGTGATAAAGAAACTCCTGATGCTGATATATGTGATGGTGAAGCACAAGAAAACGTTTCGAAAGAAACTGTGAAAGAAAAATCACCAGAACGTGACAAAGCCAGTATTAATCAAGAAGTAGATAAAACtcgtaaaagaaaacattccCCAGAACCAGAAATAAAAGTAGAAAACTTGGTAGCAGTTAAAAAggtgaaaaagaaaaagaataaaaaagaaaaggagAAACAAACAGATGATGATGACTATGTGTTAAGCAAACTTTTTGCTAAAGCTAATGTAAAGAGTGCTTTACAACATGATGTTGTGGTCGGTTTAGCTGAAAAAGAGAAACGGCATAAGATCAAAGAGGATGCTGTAAAGAAAGCAAAAGATGCCGTCAGAGCTATCAGATTTTCTTCCAAATAA